CACCAGGTTGATTCCGGAAAAAAGGCCGAGCGGAATGTCCACTCGAAGAGCATCCACACCCGGTTTGTATTCCCGGTCGAACTGACCGGCATCGAATGGGAAAAACACATCCAGCGGATTCCAGAAATAGGCTTTGCCAAAGGTTATGGCCTGCCTCCCAAGAGTGATATCGCCCCACTCCGGGGCCCACTTTACATTGAACCGGTCCCAAAAGACCGACGAGAAGGCGTTCTCTTTTTCCAAAACATCCCAGCCGGCATCGAAGACCCTGTAGCGGGGAACGTTCCTCGTAAACACACTGAAGTCCTGCCCTCCCGAGATACGTTGAGATCCAGCTGTAACGACCTGCACCCAATGGACCTCGTAGGCAAGAGAATCGGTCGGTCTGCCCAAAGCAGTCAGACGGAGAATGGTTTGAGAGAGAGCGTCGACTTCGTTTTTTCTCGAAAAAGGATACGTACCATCCTGATCCAAAAGGAAGAAAAGAGTCCGGATACTGCCGTCCAACCCCAGGACACCCTCCGTGTCCCCCATGAATGCCTGGGAGGAAACGGCCCCCCATGGATGTGCCGTCGACAGGGTACAGAGGAGCAGTCCGAACCGGAGCACTCGAAGCATCAACCGGGCTGGCGCTTTGGTTTGCAGCTCAGGGCTCATGGTTTACGGCTCAGGGGGAAGATTGAACGGGTACAAGAAACAAGCCTCCGGGTCGCGGCTCGGCATTCATTCATGCCTCTGCAGGACAGCATGCGCTGTCCTCGATGATGAGTCCGTCCCTGAGCCGAATAAGTCTTCGAGCGCGGCGCATAACCGCCCGGTCGTGTGTGGAAAAAAGAAAGGTCGCCCCTTTTTCTTCATTTAGGCGGAGCATGAGGTCGAGGAGTGCGCTTCCCGTTTCCGAATCCACATTGGCGGTGGGTTCGTCCGCCAGGACCAATGCGGGTTCGGGTACGATGGCCCGGGCGATGGCGACGCGCTGCTGCTGACCTCCGGAAAGCTCGCGGGGGAAACGGTTTTCCAAGCCATCCAGGCCCACCTCTTTCAAAACATGCATGACCCTCTCCCTCCGCTCCTGTCTGGGAAGGCCCTGAAGCATGAGCACATATTCCGCATTTTCATAGGCGGTCAAAATGGGAATGAGATTGTAGGTCTGGAAAATGAAACCGATGCGATCTCTTCGAAGCCGGCTCAACTCGCTTCCCGACAGGCGGGTGAGGTCGTGACCTTCCACCAAAACACTACCGGATGTGGGTCGATCGAGTCCACCGATGATGTTCAACAGGGTGGTCTTGCCGGAACCGGAGGGTCCGGCCATGGCGGCAAATTCACCGGATTTCAGGACCATATTCACCCCACGCAGCGCTCGGGTGACGACGCCGCTTTCGCCAAAATCCCGGGTGACTTGAATGGTCTCAACGATCTTGGAGTTGGACACGCGTTCTTCCTTATCGCAGCATTTCCGCTATGTTCAGACGTCCAACACGCCGCATGGGGGCAAAACTCAGGAAGAGTGTCGCCCCTAGTACAATTCCGGCCACCCCGAAGAGCATTGCAGTCGTGAGCTGTGCATAAATCCTTGTGGATATGGTAAAACCGGAAATGGTCACTCCTTCGGGAAGCAAAAACCCGAAATCCAGCCCCCAACGCTCCATAGCCAACGAAGCGGCACCTCCCAGGAAAGCCCCCAGAGCACATCCCATCAACCCGATATATACCGATTCCATGAACATCTGTCTTTTGAGCTGAACAAGAGGCGTCCCCAGGGCAAGGAGCACGGCAAACTCGTGCTCCCTTTCCACGGCGGACATGAGCAATGTGTTGAAGATGGTAAAGAGAATAATGACGAACAGAAGTCCCTGAAAAACCCAGTTGGATGCCCGGTCTATTCGAATGTAGGCCGCCAATTCCGGCAAAACGGTCTGCCACGGGAAGACACCGATTTTTCTTGTATTCACCAAAGCCTCGATGGCGCCCAGCACTTCCTGCTGGGCATCCGCCCGTTTCAAAATCACTCCCAACTGAGTGGCGCTGTCCGGGGGCAATCCGAAAAGCCCGCGAGCTGCCGATAGGGGAATCTGGATCAAGTATCCATCAATTTCGTCCGATCCTGTGCTGAAAATGCCTCTGACCCGGTAAAGCTCTTCCACCAATTCCCCGGAAGCATTATTGGTGGTGAGAACCAGTTTACTTCCTTCTTTCAACTTCAACCTTTTGGCCAGGAGCGCCCCCACAACGACCAGGTGCATATCTCCATCTTTCAGGTATTCCCCCGCCACCATGCGCCGGGCAAGAGGAGAGGTCTTGAGCTCCATGGACGGTTCCACTCCCATGATGGAAACGCCTACTCCTCCCGCGCCGGACATTGCCACCCCCTGCCCCAGCACAAGCAGCTTGGTTCGCTCCACGGAGTCCATGGCTTC
This region of Desulforhabdus amnigena genomic DNA includes:
- a CDS encoding ABC transporter ATP-binding protein, with protein sequence MSNSKIVETIQVTRDFGESGVVTRALRGVNMVLKSGEFAAMAGPSGSGKTTLLNIIGGLDRPTSGSVLVEGHDLTRLSGSELSRLRRDRIGFIFQTYNLIPILTAYENAEYVLMLQGLPRQERRERVMHVLKEVGLDGLENRFPRELSGGQQQRVAIARAIVPEPALVLADEPTANVDSETGSALLDLMLRLNEEKGATFLFSTHDRAVMRRARRLIRLRDGLIIEDSACCPAEA
- a CDS encoding ABC transporter permease, whose translation is MTSRLAWRSLWRNRRRTLITILSIGLGLSVAIFFIALGEGVYDQIVNDAVRMQAGHITLEHPDYTIAPAVDLMISGVEGLRRNIEAMDSVERTKLLVLGQGVAMSGAGGVGVSIMGVEPSMELKTSPLARRMVAGEYLKDGDMHLVVVGALLAKRLKLKEGSKLVLTTNNASGELVEELYRVRGIFSTGSDEIDGYLIQIPLSAARGLFGLPPDSATQLGVILKRADAQQEVLGAIEALVNTRKIGVFPWQTVLPELAAYIRIDRASNWVFQGLLFVIILFTIFNTLLMSAVEREHEFAVLLALGTPLVQLKRQMFMESVYIGLMGCALGAFLGGAASLAMERWGLDFGFLLPEGVTISGFTISTRIYAQLTTAMLFGVAGIVLGATLFLSFAPMRRVGRLNIAEMLR